The proteins below come from a single Elusimicrobia bacterium HGW-Elusimicrobia-1 genomic window:
- a CDS encoding phosphoglucomutase: MAKIKFGTSGWRAIIADEFTFANVRIVAQAIADYVKSKNRRNPSVIVGGDTRFLSEKFSEAATEVLCANGVKTYLCNRDTPTPVISFEIIRRKLDGGINFTASHNPFQYQGLKFSPASGGPATPEITRAIEIAAESPRLKVKTVDLKQAASAKLLETVDPSRAYLKYVRSLVDGDAIKKSKVKTAVDILHGTARGYLDVLLEEYGAASAVMGLERDVLFGATGSPEPSKDNLKKLVETMKAQKLNLGLAADGDADRFGIIDEDGTFMTPNAVIALLLWHLVKTRGYKGLVVRSVMTTHLIDRVAAHLGVEVVEKPVGFKYIGEVMVKENSAYPSKKGDFIIGGEESGGLTIRGHVPEKDGILACLLALEAVAVNRRPLKDTLAEIMSAAGAVYSDRLNFHLELRQMDSLRARLAKSPPKEIGGLTIKKTVTLDGYKFIFDDNSWMGVRLSGTEPVVRLYIEADKESKLRKLADIGEDFIKAQ, from the coding sequence ATGGCAAAAATCAAATTTGGAACCTCCGGTTGGCGCGCGATTATAGCCGACGAGTTCACATTCGCCAATGTCAGAATCGTGGCGCAGGCCATAGCCGACTACGTTAAGTCGAAAAATCGCCGCAATCCGTCGGTGATAGTCGGAGGCGACACGCGTTTTCTCTCCGAAAAATTTTCGGAAGCGGCCACGGAAGTCCTTTGCGCCAACGGAGTCAAAACGTATTTGTGCAACCGCGATACGCCGACGCCCGTGATATCTTTCGAGATAATCCGCAGAAAGCTCGACGGAGGAATCAATTTTACCGCCAGTCACAATCCCTTTCAGTACCAGGGGCTGAAATTTTCGCCGGCTTCCGGCGGTCCGGCCACTCCCGAAATTACCAGGGCCATCGAAATAGCCGCGGAATCGCCGCGGCTCAAAGTCAAGACCGTAGACCTCAAACAGGCGGCGTCGGCGAAACTTCTTGAGACGGTGGATCCTTCGCGCGCGTATCTCAAATACGTCAGATCGCTGGTGGACGGCGACGCCATCAAAAAATCCAAAGTCAAAACGGCCGTCGACATATTGCACGGCACCGCCCGCGGATACCTGGATGTTCTTCTGGAAGAGTACGGCGCCGCCTCGGCCGTGATGGGACTTGAAAGGGACGTCCTTTTCGGCGCGACGGGTTCTCCCGAACCGAGCAAGGATAATCTGAAAAAACTTGTCGAGACGATGAAGGCCCAGAAACTCAATCTCGGCCTTGCCGCCGACGGCGATGCCGACAGGTTCGGTATTATCGACGAAGACGGCACATTCATGACGCCCAACGCCGTGATAGCGCTGCTGCTGTGGCATCTCGTAAAAACGCGCGGCTACAAAGGTCTTGTGGTGCGCTCGGTAATGACGACGCATCTTATCGACCGAGTGGCCGCCCATCTTGGCGTGGAAGTGGTGGAGAAACCGGTGGGCTTTAAATACATAGGCGAAGTGATGGTAAAGGAAAATTCGGCTTACCCGTCGAAAAAGGGAGATTTCATAATCGGCGGGGAGGAGTCCGGAGGTTTGACTATAAGGGGTCACGTCCCCGAGAAGGACGGAATACTCGCGTGTCTTCTGGCGCTGGAGGCGGTTGCCGTAAATCGACGGCCTTTGAAAGACACTCTCGCCGAAATAATGTCGGCCGCCGGAGCGGTTTATTCCGACCGTCTCAATTTCCATCTTGAACTCAGGCAGATGGATTCGCTGCGCGCGCGTCTGGCAAAATCTCCGCCCAAAGAAATCGGCGGTCTGACCATAAAAAAAACCGTCACGCTGGACGGATATAAGTTTATATTCGACGATAATTCATGGATGGGCGTCCGGCTTTCCGGCACCGAGCCCGTGGTTCGTCTCTATATAGAGGCCGATAAAGAAAGTAAACTAAGAAAACTCGCCGACATAGGCGAAGATTTCATAAAGGCGCAATAA
- a CDS encoding nucleotidyltransferase — protein sequence MKAVIMAGGFGTRLRPLSTGIPKPMVPMANIPMLEHIVGLLKRHGFDELIMMLYYQPESITGHFGDGSKFGVKIEYLKPDSDLGTAGCVKFTEDKLKERFLVISGDVLTDFDITAALKYHEEKKAMATLVLTRVENPLAYGVVITAPDGKIERFLEKPSWGEVFSDTINTGIYVLEPGVFDFMPVGKSFDFSKDLYPAILAAGKGLYGYIAAGYWKDIGNLDEYRLGHYDILEGKVKVELRGSKIRRKDAEIYVGKDVKIASDAQIESGVIIGSGSVIGDGVKISKSVIGDNVTVKSGASVAGSVIWSGSVIGEAARLKESVIGYNVTIGNNAVVQVGTVISDETKIGDGATIRAGVKIWPHKVVESGSTLSTSLIWGEKWNKELFGTWGIVGLANIEITPEFATKVGAAYGAYLGKGAYVITSRDSHPASRMIKRTMISGLLSAGVRVGDLQTAPLPVFRYEIGKEGESGGLHVKISPTDPRIMDIKFFDSRGDDISIQQEKAIEQMFLREDFKRAAPDEIDEVIVPPHAAEYYRTGYLKAINKEVIRAGKMKVVIDYAYSTAALIFPGIFGKLGVEVIALNSYIDPQKVSISFQERRKYLEQLADIVTTLDADVGFMIDNGAERVYIVDEKGKIIPNETAQILTALLAMKTYKKGAIAVPVNSSCVIEELASEYGMEALRTPTLPKNMMRYAHRPDVVFVGNTIGGYIFPEFQCAFDALYSIGKIIEMMSALGIRLNRLAREIPSFEILHERVPCPWDKKGTVMRMAIEYAKDKRHELIDGVKIYLNKTDWILMLPDAEESYFHLWAESRGGKSASKLIEEYSAKINEWRR from the coding sequence ATGAAAGCCGTAATAATGGCAGGCGGATTCGGCACACGTTTGAGACCTCTTTCGACGGGCATACCCAAGCCCATGGTGCCTATGGCGAACATTCCCATGCTCGAACATATCGTGGGACTTTTGAAACGGCACGGATTCGACGAACTCATAATGATGCTCTATTACCAGCCCGAGTCCATAACCGGTCATTTCGGCGACGGCTCTAAGTTCGGCGTCAAAATAGAATATCTCAAACCGGACTCCGACCTCGGCACCGCTGGATGCGTAAAGTTCACCGAAGACAAACTCAAAGAACGGTTTCTCGTTATTTCCGGCGACGTCCTGACGGATTTCGATATTACCGCCGCGCTCAAATACCACGAAGAGAAAAAGGCAATGGCCACGCTGGTGCTTACGCGGGTGGAAAATCCGCTGGCGTACGGCGTCGTTATAACCGCGCCCGACGGCAAAATCGAGCGGTTCCTCGAAAAACCGTCTTGGGGCGAGGTTTTTTCCGACACAATAAACACCGGAATATACGTTCTTGAACCGGGGGTTTTCGATTTTATGCCCGTCGGCAAAAGTTTCGATTTCTCGAAGGATCTTTACCCTGCGATACTTGCCGCGGGCAAAGGCCTTTACGGCTACATAGCCGCCGGATACTGGAAAGATATCGGAAATCTCGACGAATACCGCCTTGGCCATTACGACATTCTGGAAGGTAAAGTCAAAGTCGAACTGCGCGGCTCCAAGATTCGCCGCAAGGACGCGGAGATTTACGTCGGGAAAGACGTGAAAATAGCGTCCGACGCCCAGATAGAGTCCGGGGTAATCATAGGTTCGGGTTCCGTAATAGGCGACGGCGTTAAAATATCCAAAAGCGTTATCGGAGACAATGTGACCGTCAAGTCCGGCGCTTCCGTGGCCGGCTCCGTGATTTGGTCGGGTTCGGTCATAGGGGAAGCGGCGCGGCTCAAGGAAAGCGTTATCGGTTACAATGTTACGATAGGCAATAACGCCGTGGTGCAGGTAGGCACCGTCATAAGCGACGAAACAAAGATAGGCGACGGAGCCACGATTCGCGCCGGAGTAAAGATATGGCCGCACAAAGTGGTGGAGAGCGGTTCGACTCTCTCGACGTCGCTGATATGGGGCGAGAAATGGAATAAAGAGCTGTTCGGGACATGGGGCATAGTCGGACTTGCCAATATTGAAATTACACCCGAGTTCGCCACCAAAGTCGGAGCGGCCTACGGAGCATATCTGGGCAAAGGCGCCTACGTCATAACCTCCCGCGATTCTCATCCGGCCTCAAGGATGATAAAACGCACTATGATATCGGGACTTCTGTCCGCCGGCGTCCGGGTCGGCGACCTTCAGACGGCGCCGCTGCCGGTTTTCCGTTATGAAATCGGCAAGGAAGGAGAGTCCGGCGGTCTGCACGTAAAGATATCTCCGACGGATCCGCGCATCATGGACATAAAATTTTTCGATTCGCGCGGCGACGATATTTCCATACAGCAGGAAAAGGCCATCGAGCAGATGTTCCTGCGCGAGGACTTCAAACGCGCCGCCCCCGACGAAATAGACGAAGTCATAGTTCCGCCGCACGCCGCGGAGTATTATCGCACGGGTTATTTGAAAGCCATAAACAAGGAAGTCATCCGCGCCGGAAAAATGAAAGTCGTCATCGATTACGCATATTCCACGGCGGCGCTTATATTCCCGGGTATTTTCGGAAAACTCGGCGTGGAAGTCATAGCGCTGAACTCCTATATCGATCCGCAAAAGGTTTCCATATCTTTCCAGGAGCGCAGAAAATACCTCGAGCAGCTTGCCGACATCGTCACGACTCTGGACGCCGACGTCGGTTTTATGATAGACAACGGCGCCGAGCGTGTTTATATCGTCGACGAAAAAGGAAAGATAATTCCGAACGAGACGGCGCAGATTCTTACGGCGCTTCTTGCGATGAAAACGTATAAAAAAGGCGCCATCGCCGTGCCGGTCAATTCGTCCTGCGTTATAGAGGAACTCGCCTCGGAGTACGGGATGGAAGCGCTGCGCACTCCGACTCTTCCCAAAAATATGATGCGCTACGCGCACCGCCCGGACGTTGTTTTCGTCGGCAATACAATCGGCGGATATATCTTCCCCGAGTTTCAGTGCGCTTTCGACGCGCTTTATTCGATAGGTAAAATCATAGAGATGATGTCCGCTCTGGGGATACGCCTCAACCGGCTTGCCCGCGAAATACCGTCGTTCGAGATCCTTCACGAGCGGGTGCCGTGTCCGTGGGACAAGAAAGGCACCGTGATGAGAATGGCTATAGAATATGCCAAGGACAAAAGACACGAACTCATCGACGGAGTTAAAATTTACCTCAATAAGACCGATTGGATTTTAATGCTGCCCGACGCGGAAGAAAGTTATTTTCATCTTTGGGCCGAGTCGCGCGGCGGCAAGTCGGCGTCCAAACTCATAGAAGAATATTCGGCTAAAATCAACGAGTGGCGGCGGTAA
- a CDS encoding aconitate hydratase, whose protein sequence is MTPPYNLTRKILKAHLAGADSLPPIGADASVRIDQTLTQDATGTLAYLQFEAIGIPRVRTELSVSYVDHNTIQTGFENADDHRYLAAAASKYGIIFSPAGNGVCHQLHLENFAVPGKTLIGSDSHTPTAGGMGMLAFGAGGLDVACAMAGESFIIKMPAALGVRLVGKLKNYVSAKDVILELLRRLGVKGGVGKVVEYFGPGVKSLDVPSRATITNMGAELGATTSVFPSDEVTKSFMRETGRVSDFRAIAPDDGCVYDEVIELDLSRVEPMVAAPHSPDNVKKISEIAGLKVDQVCIGSCTNSSLADMTAVARILKGKKINPDVSCVVSCGSRNVLLTLSRHGLLDDIIKSGARIIECACGPCIGMGQAPSSGAVTARTFNRNFEGRSGTKDAGVYLVSPVTAALAALHGKFVNPQKYIRKNPSRPLPRLIVDRGMFIKPPRKSSAKELRRGPNIKPLPVFGDFPSTVDGDVLIKLPDNITTDHILPAGAGILPLRSNIPAIAEHTLTAVDAGFVKRAREKTGGIVVAAENYAQGSSREHAALVMKYLGVNMVVAKSFARIHLANLVNFGVLPAVFADKSDYEAIAQGDRIVTENLTGPDGVLSGGSAKIRAHIPRINRHITLEVKLSGRDREIVLAGGLLNYIKKKTSGIEGKKL, encoded by the coding sequence ATGACCCCTCCTTATAACCTGACACGGAAAATACTCAAAGCTCACCTCGCGGGAGCGGACTCTCTGCCGCCTATCGGCGCGGACGCGAGCGTCAGGATAGATCAGACCCTCACACAAGACGCCACCGGCACGCTGGCTTATCTTCAATTCGAGGCGATAGGCATTCCGCGGGTCCGCACCGAACTATCCGTATCCTATGTGGACCATAACACCATCCAGACCGGATTTGAAAACGCCGACGACCACAGATACCTCGCGGCGGCCGCCTCGAAGTACGGAATAATATTTTCGCCCGCCGGCAACGGCGTGTGCCATCAGCTTCATCTTGAAAATTTCGCCGTTCCGGGAAAAACTCTCATCGGTTCCGACTCCCATACCCCCACGGCCGGCGGCATGGGGATGCTGGCCTTCGGCGCCGGCGGTCTCGACGTGGCCTGCGCGATGGCGGGTGAGTCGTTTATAATAAAAATGCCCGCCGCGCTGGGCGTCCGCCTCGTCGGTAAACTCAAAAATTACGTTTCCGCCAAAGACGTCATACTGGAACTTTTGCGGCGGCTCGGAGTTAAGGGCGGTGTCGGCAAAGTAGTCGAGTACTTCGGCCCCGGCGTAAAATCGCTCGACGTTCCTTCGCGCGCGACCATAACCAATATGGGCGCCGAGCTGGGCGCCACGACTTCGGTGTTTCCGTCGGACGAAGTCACCAAAAGTTTTATGCGCGAGACGGGCCGCGTTTCGGATTTCAGGGCGATTGCGCCCGACGATGGCTGCGTTTACGACGAAGTTATCGAGCTGGATCTTTCGCGCGTCGAGCCGATGGTTGCCGCGCCGCACAGTCCCGATAATGTCAAAAAAATATCCGAAATTGCCGGACTTAAAGTCGATCAGGTTTGCATAGGGAGTTGCACCAATTCTTCGCTGGCCGATATGACTGCCGTAGCGCGGATACTGAAAGGAAAAAAAATAAATCCCGACGTATCCTGCGTGGTTTCCTGCGGTTCGCGTAACGTGCTTCTTACGCTTTCGCGGCACGGATTGCTCGACGATATAATCAAAAGCGGGGCGCGTATTATCGAATGCGCGTGCGGTCCGTGCATAGGAATGGGGCAGGCGCCGTCGTCGGGAGCGGTTACCGCCAGGACGTTCAACCGAAACTTTGAAGGCCGTTCGGGCACCAAAGACGCCGGCGTGTATCTGGTGAGTCCCGTTACGGCGGCTCTGGCCGCCCTGCACGGAAAATTCGTAAATCCCCAAAAATATATCAGGAAAAACCCCTCGCGGCCGCTGCCGCGCTTAATCGTTGACCGCGGTATGTTCATAAAGCCGCCGCGGAAATCTTCGGCGAAAGAGTTGCGTCGCGGCCCGAATATCAAGCCGCTGCCGGTTTTCGGCGATTTTCCGTCGACGGTGGACGGCGACGTACTGATAAAACTTCCGGATAATATCACCACCGATCATATACTTCCCGCGGGCGCCGGGATATTGCCGCTCCGCTCCAACATACCGGCCATCGCAGAGCACACGCTGACAGCCGTCGATGCGGGGTTCGTCAAAAGAGCCCGCGAAAAAACCGGCGGGATAGTGGTCGCCGCCGAGAATTACGCTCAGGGGTCGTCGAGAGAACACGCGGCGCTGGTAATGAAATATCTGGGCGTCAATATGGTCGTAGCCAAATCATTCGCGAGAATCCATCTGGCGAATCTTGTAAACTTCGGAGTGCTTCCGGCTGTTTTCGCCGATAAGTCCGACTACGAAGCCATAGCGCAGGGGGACCGGATTGTGACGGAAAATCTGACCGGACCCGACGGAGTATTGTCCGGCGGCTCCGCGAAAATCCGGGCGCACATACCGAGGATCAACCGGCATATTACACTGGAAGTAAAGCTCTCCGGACGCGACAGGGAAATCGTTCTGGCCGGCGGATTGCTGAACTACATAAAGAAAAAGACCTCCGGGATAGAGGGGAAAAAATTATGA
- a CDS encoding NAD(P)H-hydrate dehydratase, with protein MKFLPIRRKNSHKYDYGSVLAVGGSTAYPGAAALCTLAAVKSGAGLVTLAFPGSIYCAVAPKLPPEIVLMPLPDGASGAVDGKSVRFLAKKMSLRRYDAVVAGCGLGPSKSTGAMLELFRRSFAGRLILDADALNFIAASSVSGVRPMSFAPGRAVFTPHEGEAARLLGLSTVEIARDRKKSASAIARRYGCVCVLKGAGTVVADGKRFFINATGNPGMATAGSGDVLSGVIAALSCVYDDVFDAAAAGVTVHGMAGDIAARKVSRASMNASDIIANLPSAFKRIER; from the coding sequence ATGAAATTCCTGCCCATCCGACGGAAAAACTCTCATAAGTACGACTACGGAAGCGTTCTCGCCGTGGGCGGATCCACGGCATATCCTGGGGCCGCCGCGCTGTGCACCCTTGCCGCCGTCAAATCCGGCGCCGGTTTGGTCACTCTGGCTTTTCCCGGATCCATCTATTGCGCCGTCGCGCCGAAACTGCCGCCCGAGATAGTCCTTATGCCTCTTCCCGACGGCGCTTCGGGAGCCGTCGACGGCAAATCGGTGCGGTTTCTGGCAAAAAAAATGTCGCTGCGACGTTACGACGCCGTCGTAGCCGGCTGCGGTCTGGGGCCGTCGAAGTCGACCGGAGCGATGCTTGAATTGTTTCGCCGGAGTTTTGCCGGACGTCTGATTCTCGACGCCGACGCGCTCAATTTTATCGCCGCTTCGTCCGTCAGCGGAGTCCGCCCGATGTCCTTCGCGCCGGGGCGCGCGGTATTTACGCCTCACGAAGGCGAGGCGGCGCGGCTGCTGGGTCTGTCGACGGTAGAAATAGCCCGCGACAGAAAAAAATCCGCATCCGCGATAGCCCGCCGCTACGGGTGCGTGTGCGTCCTTAAAGGCGCGGGCACAGTCGTCGCCGACGGCAAGCGCTTTTTCATAAACGCTACCGGCAATCCCGGGATGGCTACCGCCGGTTCCGGCGATGTCCTGTCGGGCGTTATCGCGGCGCTGTCGTGCGTGTACGACGATGTCTTCGACGCCGCTGCCGCGGGCGTTACCGTGCACGGTATGGCGGGAGACATCGCGGCGCGCAAGGTGTCGCGCGCGTCGATGAACGCTTCCGACATCATAGCGAATTTGCCGTCCGCGTTTAAGCGCATAGAGCGCTGA
- the acpS gene encoding holo-[acyl-carrier-protein] synthase gives MKGIGIDIVEVARIERLARGRRFLEKIFTDDEIRYCGSKKNSAQHYAVRFAAKEAVWKALSSRSPRLAHRDIGVRNSRDGSPRVYIKNRLAAGVLISLTHTKEYAAAFCVAKR, from the coding sequence ATGAAAGGTATCGGAATAGATATCGTGGAAGTGGCGCGCATCGAGCGGCTCGCCCGCGGCCGCCGATTCCTCGAAAAGATATTTACCGACGATGAAATACGCTATTGCGGTTCCAAAAAGAACTCGGCGCAGCATTATGCCGTGAGGTTCGCCGCAAAGGAAGCGGTCTGGAAAGCGCTTTCGTCGCGTTCGCCGCGCCTCGCGCACAGGGACATAGGCGTGAGAAACTCCCGCGACGGCAGCCCCAGAGTTTACATAAAAAATCGTCTTGCCGCGGGCGTCCTGATATCTCTTACCCACACCAAAGAATACGCCGCCGCGTTTTGCGTCGCAAAGCGATGA
- the glmS gene encoding glutamine--fructose-6-phosphate transaminase (isomerizing) → MCGIVGYAGTKNAASVVLDGLKRLEYRGYDSAGIASIDGGKIKAVRGAGKIAGLEKTLKKNKLDGFVGIGHTRWATHGKPSEENAHPHASCKGDIVVVHNGIIENYIELKNKLAAEGHIFRSETDTEVVAHLVEKHFASGGGLLDAVRKTIGEITGAYALAVIAAGQPDSFVVARKDAPLIVGFGDGENFAASDIPAVLPYTKRVAFLEDGDIARVSASGIEFFNGSAKVEREVVVVNWDSLQAEKGGYKHFMLKEIFEQPQAVQDTFRGRLYPEEGLAILDEELGMVSSIAPTLERVHIVACGTSYHAGLVGKYLFEKFLALPCEVDIASEFRYRNPVLGKNTLVIAITQSGETADTLAGLRLAKSSGVPTLAITNVIGSTASREAAASLFTRCGPEIGVASTKAFTGQLTALYMLLLDWAVKRKALPREEIKRMSLELWDAPVRMAAALKDSASIEKLAKKFFHAKDFLYLGRNVNYPIALEGALKLKEISYIHAEGYAAGEMKHGPIALIDENMPVMVVATDSAIRDKILSNIEEVRARSGTVIALVSDNDDSFDGKTTHLIKVPTVPEFISPLINVVPLQLFAYYCSVLRGNDVDQPRNLAKSVTVE, encoded by the coding sequence ATGTGCGGAATAGTCGGATACGCCGGCACAAAGAACGCGGCTTCCGTGGTGCTCGACGGTCTTAAGCGCCTGGAATATCGCGGATATGATTCCGCCGGCATAGCATCTATCGACGGGGGGAAGATAAAGGCCGTCAGAGGGGCGGGCAAAATAGCCGGGCTGGAGAAGACGCTTAAAAAAAATAAACTCGACGGGTTCGTGGGTATAGGTCACACGCGATGGGCCACACACGGCAAGCCGTCGGAGGAAAACGCTCACCCTCACGCCTCCTGCAAGGGCGATATCGTCGTAGTCCACAACGGGATAATCGAGAATTACATAGAACTCAAAAATAAACTTGCGGCAGAGGGGCATATTTTCCGTTCCGAGACGGACACTGAGGTCGTCGCGCATCTTGTCGAGAAGCATTTTGCTTCGGGCGGCGGGCTTCTTGACGCGGTAAGAAAAACTATCGGCGAAATTACCGGCGCGTACGCGCTTGCGGTGATAGCCGCCGGCCAGCCGGATTCTTTCGTCGTTGCCAGAAAGGACGCGCCGCTGATAGTGGGTTTCGGCGACGGTGAAAATTTCGCGGCTTCCGACATACCGGCCGTTCTTCCCTACACCAAGCGCGTGGCCTTTCTTGAGGACGGCGACATCGCCCGCGTAAGCGCTTCGGGAATAGAATTTTTCAACGGTTCCGCCAAAGTCGAGCGCGAAGTCGTTGTCGTCAACTGGGACTCTCTACAGGCGGAAAAGGGCGGATACAAGCATTTTATGCTCAAGGAGATATTCGAGCAGCCGCAGGCGGTGCAGGATACATTCCGCGGACGTCTTTATCCCGAAGAGGGTTTGGCGATTCTCGACGAAGAACTGGGAATGGTTTCGTCCATCGCCCCGACGCTCGAAAGAGTGCATATAGTCGCCTGCGGAACATCGTACCACGCCGGTCTCGTCGGTAAATACCTGTTTGAAAAATTTCTGGCTCTCCCCTGCGAGGTCGACATCGCCTCGGAATTTCGTTATCGGAATCCGGTGTTGGGAAAAAACACTCTCGTGATAGCGATTACCCAGTCCGGCGAGACGGCCGACACGCTGGCGGGTCTTCGTCTGGCGAAATCATCCGGAGTGCCCACGCTTGCCATAACGAACGTAATCGGTTCCACGGCTTCGCGCGAAGCGGCGGCTTCTTTGTTTACGCGCTGCGGTCCCGAAATCGGAGTGGCTTCGACGAAGGCCTTTACCGGGCAGCTTACGGCGCTGTATATGCTTTTGCTGGACTGGGCGGTTAAGCGGAAAGCCCTGCCCCGCGAGGAAATAAAGCGGATGTCCCTGGAATTATGGGACGCGCCCGTGAGAATGGCGGCGGCTCTCAAAGATTCCGCCTCGATAGAAAAACTCGCGAAGAAATTTTTCCACGCGAAGGACTTTCTTTATCTGGGAAGAAACGTAAATTATCCGATAGCGTTGGAAGGCGCCCTGAAATTAAAAGAGATATCCTACATTCACGCCGAGGGCTACGCCGCGGGTGAAATGAAACACGGCCCGATAGCGCTTATCGACGAGAATATGCCCGTAATGGTTGTCGCCACCGACAGCGCGATACGCGACAAGATACTTTCAAATATCGAAGAGGTTCGCGCGCGTTCGGGTACGGTGATAGCTCTGGTGTCGGATAACGACGATTCTTTCGACGGAAAAACCACGCACCTCATCAAGGTGCCGACAGTGCCGGAGTTTATTTCGCCCCTGATAAACGTGGTGCCTCTTCAACTCTTCGCGTATTACTGTTCGGTGCTGCGCGGAAACGACGTGGATCAACCCAGAAATCTTGCTAAGTCGGTTACCGTGGAGTGA
- a CDS encoding pyridoxine 5'-phosphate synthase — protein MPKLGVNIDHIATLRQARRESFPDVVEAALACERAGAEGITCHLREDRRHIQDADVYALRRAIKTKLNLEMSASDEIVAVALDVRPHDVCLVPEKRHELTTEGGLDVVGNIKHLSAVVSRLKGAGITVSMFINPDAKQIEASREIGADCVELHTGSYANARSPEDIWKRFDEIKSASVIALKSGLILNSGHGLDYSNVRAVALIPGMNELNIGFSIIARAVFAGLENAVREMKKLCAE, from the coding sequence ATGCCCAAATTAGGCGTTAACATAGACCACATTGCCACATTGCGGCAGGCGCGCCGCGAAAGCTTTCCCGATGTCGTGGAAGCCGCGCTGGCCTGCGAACGCGCCGGCGCCGAGGGCATTACCTGTCATTTGCGCGAAGACAGACGCCACATACAGGATGCCGACGTCTACGCTCTCCGCCGCGCGATAAAAACCAAATTAAACCTGGAGATGTCCGCTTCCGACGAAATAGTGGCCGTCGCGCTCGACGTCCGACCGCACGATGTATGTCTTGTTCCGGAAAAAAGACACGAACTTACGACGGAGGGCGGTCTGGATGTCGTCGGCAACATAAAGCATTTGTCGGCAGTCGTTTCACGTCTTAAAGGCGCCGGAATAACCGTAAGCATGTTCATAAATCCGGACGCAAAACAAATAGAGGCGTCGAGGGAAATCGGGGCGGATTGCGTGGAACTGCACACCGGAAGTTACGCAAACGCCCGCTCGCCCGAAGACATCTGGAAACGTTTCGACGAGATAAAGTCGGCCTCGGTAATCGCGCTTAAAAGCGGGCTGATTCTTAATTCGGGGCACGGGCTGGATTATTCCAACGTCCGCGCGGTGGCGTTGATACCCGGGATGAACGAACTTAATATCGGATTTTCGATAATAGCGAGAGCCGTTTTTGCGGGGCTGGAAAACGCCGTAAGGGAGATGAAAAAATTATGTGCGGAATAG